From the Thermococcus sp. 18S1 genome, one window contains:
- a CDS encoding DUF3216 domain-containing protein, translated as MVVDIPEVAEVRSLLEELGEGALIARLDSFVALNEGLESKKGEDFIKVSILGFLEGITTTLMMKYPGDARVAGLHERIRARRAELDELFRKPRMRNLDGV; from the coding sequence ATGGTGGTCGATATACCTGAGGTGGCGGAGGTCAGGAGCCTGCTGGAAGAGCTTGGGGAGGGGGCGCTAATAGCGAGGCTCGATTCGTTCGTGGCCCTCAACGAGGGACTGGAGAGCAAGAAGGGCGAGGACTTCATAAAGGTCTCGATACTCGGCTTCCTGGAGGGCATAACCACGACCCTGATGATGAAATACCCCGGTGACGCGCGCGTGGCTGGGCTCCACGAGCGGATACGGGCCAGACGGGCGGAGCTGGATGAGCTCTTCAGGAAGCCCCGGATGAGAAACCTCGACGGAGTATAA
- a CDS encoding DUF835 domain-containing protein, giving the protein MENNNGATELMKDIVRALRDKSPKELLSYAIFNEKEESKYYSRLAENVDRASIRALFLRMSEESIGHHDWLYGLFKKLYPNEEPVKVDAPPVEVAPFYPKFESVEDYVSALEYCMESELFARKTYELLAKVAEDEDTRTFALNLAAMEDEHYWAIRKMYELIISLEEKNIVPTELDPGGYLFTDDLKAKYFLLDLMEGDTVLIVVIREKPEKFLEMFNGRKVDVIWMTKTDVDRSIRPEALPALKNRLCQFFKRASENSKHGTVFIQNLGYIALELGFKSMVDVVFYLKDCALLYNGHLLVTAVRDAFESREWALLTSELREVS; this is encoded by the coding sequence ATGGAAAACAACAACGGTGCCACGGAGCTCATGAAGGACATTGTGAGAGCCCTTCGGGATAAATCGCCGAAGGAACTTTTAAGCTATGCAATATTCAACGAGAAGGAGGAGTCGAAGTACTACTCCAGACTCGCCGAGAATGTTGACAGAGCCAGTATCAGGGCGCTGTTCCTGAGGATGAGTGAGGAGAGTATTGGACACCACGACTGGCTTTATGGGCTCTTCAAGAAGCTGTACCCGAATGAGGAGCCTGTAAAAGTAGACGCTCCCCCGGTTGAGGTTGCTCCGTTCTATCCAAAGTTCGAAAGCGTTGAGGATTACGTATCCGCCCTCGAGTACTGCATGGAGAGTGAGCTTTTCGCGAGGAAGACTTACGAACTCCTCGCCAAAGTGGCCGAAGATGAGGACACCCGGACTTTTGCCCTCAACCTTGCCGCGATGGAGGATGAGCACTACTGGGCAATACGCAAGATGTACGAACTCATAATCTCGCTGGAGGAAAAGAACATCGTCCCCACCGAACTCGATCCAGGAGGGTACCTCTTCACGGATGACCTCAAGGCCAAGTACTTTCTCCTGGACCTCATGGAGGGAGATACTGTTCTCATCGTGGTCATTCGAGAAAAGCCTGAGAAGTTCCTTGAGATGTTCAATGGAAGGAAGGTTGATGTCATTTGGATGACAAAGACGGATGTCGACCGTTCCATTCGTCCCGAGGCCCTGCCTGCCCTTAAGAACCGGCTGTGCCAGTTTTTCAAGAGGGCATCCGAGAACAGTAAACATGGAACCGTCTTCATTCAGAACCTAGGGTACATCGCCCTTGAACTGGGGTTCAAAAGCATGGTGGACGTGGTTTTTTACCTGAAGGACTGCGCCCTCCTCTACAACGGCCATCTCCTTGTAACGGCAGTCAGGGATGCCTTTGAATCCCGCGAGTGGGCGCTCCTCACCTCGGAGCTCAGGGAGGTCTCCTGA
- a CDS encoding DUF504 domain-containing protein, whose amino-acid sequence MRKGSVKEVLAKLKYDPREDEGEYYVIIEHRGAYGDVKKIPVEMIELGHGYFFVGDAQIPYHRILKVVRKDGRVIWETRKL is encoded by the coding sequence ATGCGGAAGGGCTCCGTGAAGGAGGTTCTGGCGAAGCTCAAGTACGATCCCAGGGAGGACGAGGGTGAGTACTACGTCATCATAGAGCACCGCGGTGCCTACGGCGATGTCAAGAAAATCCCCGTCGAGATGATAGAGCTCGGGCACGGCTACTTCTTCGTAGGGGACGCCCAGATACCATACCACCGCATCCTGAAGGTCGTTAGAAAAGATGGGAGGGTAATATGGGAGACCAGAAAGCTCTGA
- a CDS encoding NosD domain-containing protein, translating to MGGGLQIAILSPEEKIYNTAMIYLNVTANKPVDEWRYSLNGGENVTFEPNITIAAQDGDNLLMVYALAGDERAEARANFYVNASEEDETPPGTVRNLTHEVGADYIHWTWDNPEDEDFETALIYLDGKFEDETDGGEWWLDELLPGETHTIGILTRDYSGNVNTTWVNDTATTLTPAETVYVNESGWWYEGSSINPSETPFQDGIDGSVDGGTVIVLAGTYPESVEIDKPLTVKTSENARVTGDGSEWANGRKPVFYVSSDNVTLRGFVIASSVSNIGIWVDGVENCTVENNTITITETEEDERYGIYLSYGGSNVVSNNDVSVSGFQGVGIYVYEEEGEASDVHNNTVAVIGDSADGIEVFYTSAWVYDNTVSIDGVSENPGYALYLYLAGDSFIDNNKLTTDLSETNAWAITVIGEFRGSLSGDLINGIQTEIVCPGNCLVRGVSPENRPAPPEGYGDVGEYIEIDVDSWIHLGLYYDDSALGGLREDSLQIWHFSEGWTLEETSGHHLDTNKNLVEANLTGLGIFAPLAQEENDITPPVLTFVEPTPKDGSLIGDSSVVINVTSNENLALATLEFDGTNHTMLGSGKDWYYPMNVADGAHTFRVYGQDLAGNNGTSEERSFEVDTKAPEYSNVGQDVEGVPPGGEVHVHAFWSDPHLSSARFRTNATEGAAWEWIDETFFEGSEGWSNFTISTDGLEPGLYCWEIAGADSLDRVNTTPMECFRVYAPPEIVSYSPESPAESYVGDTVEFSVTADQTVNVTWYLDGSVVKTEENVETSTYTNSDVGEGEHSVRAVVENPNGSASQFWAWYVYPRPSLTVSFVEPTPENGAMLNVRRVIINVSSSLDLDNATFEWNGVNESMSGSERSWWVIKENLADGTYTFRVYGSAEGMTNATEERTVEIDATAPGFLEYGQSRDAVTAGGDVEVFARWSDAHLEGAVLVTNATFVDGAFVWSEVPLQIANGWSNGTISTDENFAGKVFCWYIRVNDTFGNENETPRLCFRVEEGLRIVSFSPEENEVEVQDNGSVNFSITLNREANVTWFVNESPVKRERGESSSYFNDTLVPGIWNVTAVAREESEEAAHSWRLVVKTDATPPVLTFVPPTPENGSLIGTAGVTFSLRADETLRNATLHLDGRSYAMEGSGRDWTVTVEIGDGEHSFMATGKDAHGNVGTSEEREFEVDTRAPRWVRYGQETDSITRGESLGVHSLWEEANPSEAVLITNATADGGWAPVESMEYSSWANFTLQTGGLSAGLYCWRVEASDTLGHVNSTPMGCFRVIEPLRIVSFSPEAEEITLRKNETAAFSIALNQVANVTWTINGTVVLEEEENGSTYTNSSLVIGLWNVSVRAENGNGTARHWWLMRVEERESPLEIAVLAPGNGSRIKGSWVKVEAEASRELSLAVLELDGANHTMLGSGRSWNLNVSLKDGHHVFRVYGTDAAGIWAKSGELTFESDGNPPEITVNCPDTVDEGASVTVEVSIHDAHPASYEIYRDGVLQEEGSYSSNTTLRVVFQAQEPGMVEYRVWANDTFGWESEGTVQIRVRDTTPPKLTLLPPTPENGSVLNRNIVEFRLLSNENLSRAVLDLNGTAHEMTGSGRNWSLSLALEDGRYGFYIEAWDVEGNANETEHRTFTVDTTPPVLAFIPPTPENGSLAGSCTMTIAVNASEELGRAVLEFGGTNFTMEGSGSVWSLTGELCSSDGQHSFRVYGTDLGNNTGVSETRTVEVDSTPPVIRWVHANNMTPSEMGIFTAERLSNASFEINVTDEHPLSYQIYLNPEPGHLELPAREGRYWSGVPFGFPVRTDDVRTDVYRVVVYDAAFNHAELTLIVHVVDTRAPGPVGGLNVSTNSSGFTATWRNPDNDDFERVELYLDPKEGENEKGERIIDWNSSRIANLSGEPGEEMRFSMNSATEGTSCTREPSTGTGTAGSP from the coding sequence GTGGGCGGGGGACTTCAGATAGCTATTCTCTCCCCCGAGGAGAAGATATACAACACCGCAATGATATATCTGAACGTCACGGCCAACAAGCCGGTTGATGAGTGGAGATACTCCCTCAACGGAGGGGAGAACGTCACGTTCGAGCCGAACATCACGATAGCCGCTCAGGACGGAGATAATCTCCTCATGGTGTACGCCCTCGCCGGCGACGAACGGGCAGAGGCCAGGGCGAACTTCTACGTGAACGCGAGCGAGGAAGATGAGACTCCGCCGGGAACCGTTAGGAACCTAACGCACGAAGTTGGGGCAGACTACATCCACTGGACGTGGGACAACCCAGAGGATGAGGACTTCGAAACGGCGCTGATTTACTTGGACGGAAAATTCGAGGACGAGACAGACGGGGGCGAGTGGTGGCTCGATGAGCTTTTGCCCGGCGAGACACACACGATTGGAATCCTCACGAGGGACTACTCCGGGAACGTTAACACCACGTGGGTGAACGACACCGCAACGACGCTCACCCCTGCAGAAACGGTTTACGTAAACGAGAGCGGCTGGTGGTACGAGGGAAGCAGCATTAATCCCAGCGAGACGCCGTTCCAGGACGGAATAGACGGTTCCGTCGATGGTGGAACGGTCATAGTCCTCGCAGGAACATATCCAGAGAGCGTGGAGATAGACAAACCCCTCACCGTGAAAACGAGCGAGAACGCTCGCGTTACCGGTGACGGCTCCGAGTGGGCGAACGGAAGGAAGCCCGTCTTCTACGTGAGCTCCGACAACGTCACGCTGAGGGGATTCGTCATAGCCTCGTCGGTCTCGAACATCGGCATCTGGGTGGATGGCGTCGAGAACTGTACTGTTGAAAACAACACGATTACGATAACCGAAACCGAGGAGGACGAACGCTACGGAATCTATCTCAGCTACGGCGGGAGCAACGTTGTTAGTAACAACGACGTGAGCGTTTCGGGCTTCCAGGGTGTCGGAATTTACGTCTACGAGGAAGAGGGAGAAGCCAGCGACGTCCACAACAACACCGTTGCGGTTATTGGAGACAGCGCCGACGGAATAGAGGTCTTCTACACCTCGGCGTGGGTTTACGACAACACGGTCTCGATAGACGGAGTAAGCGAGAACCCCGGCTACGCGCTCTACTTATACCTCGCGGGAGATTCGTTTATAGACAACAACAAACTGACGACCGACCTCTCCGAGACGAACGCCTGGGCAATAACAGTCATCGGGGAGTTCAGGGGCTCGCTGAGCGGGGACCTGATAAACGGAATCCAGACCGAGATAGTCTGCCCCGGAAACTGTCTCGTGAGGGGCGTTTCTCCGGAGAACCGGCCGGCACCGCCGGAGGGCTACGGCGACGTTGGGGAATACATTGAGATAGACGTGGACAGCTGGATTCATCTGGGGCTCTATTACGACGATTCGGCCCTTGGGGGTCTCAGGGAGGACAGCCTCCAGATATGGCACTTCAGCGAGGGCTGGACGCTCGAGGAAACGAGCGGGCACCATTTGGACACGAACAAGAACCTTGTCGAGGCCAACCTGACGGGGTTGGGCATCTTCGCGCCGCTCGCCCAGGAGGAGAACGACATCACCCCACCTGTCCTCACCTTCGTTGAGCCAACGCCAAAGGACGGCTCCCTGATCGGCGACTCAAGCGTGGTGATAAACGTCACCTCGAACGAGAACCTCGCCCTGGCGACCCTGGAGTTCGACGGGACAAACCATACGATGCTCGGCTCGGGAAAGGACTGGTACTACCCGATGAACGTTGCTGATGGTGCTCACACATTCAGGGTTTACGGCCAGGATTTGGCCGGGAACAACGGGACGAGCGAGGAGAGGAGCTTTGAGGTCGACACGAAGGCCCCGGAGTATTCAAACGTCGGCCAGGATGTGGAAGGGGTTCCACCGGGCGGAGAGGTTCACGTCCACGCCTTCTGGAGCGACCCCCACCTGAGCTCGGCGAGGTTCAGGACCAACGCCACAGAGGGTGCGGCCTGGGAGTGGATAGACGAGACCTTCTTTGAGGGAAGCGAGGGCTGGAGCAACTTCACGATTTCAACGGACGGCCTCGAGCCGGGCCTCTACTGCTGGGAAATAGCCGGAGCGGACAGCCTCGACCGCGTGAACACGACCCCGATGGAGTGCTTCAGGGTTTATGCACCCCCGGAAATAGTCTCGTACTCGCCGGAGAGCCCCGCCGAGAGTTACGTCGGCGATACCGTCGAGTTCTCGGTAACCGCGGACCAGACCGTAAACGTCACCTGGTACCTCGACGGGAGCGTCGTGAAGACGGAGGAGAACGTTGAGACATCCACCTACACGAACTCTGATGTGGGAGAAGGAGAGCACAGCGTCAGGGCCGTCGTCGAGAACCCAAACGGCTCGGCGAGCCAGTTCTGGGCGTGGTACGTCTACCCGAGACCGAGTCTCACCGTGAGCTTCGTGGAACCGACGCCCGAGAACGGGGCGATGCTCAACGTGAGGAGGGTCATCATCAACGTCAGCTCCTCACTCGACCTTGACAACGCCACCTTCGAGTGGAACGGCGTCAACGAGAGCATGAGCGGTTCGGAAAGGAGCTGGTGGGTTATCAAGGAAAACCTCGCGGACGGAACCTACACCTTCCGCGTTTACGGCTCGGCCGAAGGAATGACCAACGCCACGGAAGAGAGAACGGTGGAGATAGACGCAACGGCCCCAGGGTTCCTCGAGTACGGCCAGAGCAGGGACGCGGTGACCGCTGGCGGCGACGTTGAGGTCTTCGCGAGGTGGAGCGATGCCCATCTCGAGGGGGCGGTCCTGGTCACGAACGCGACCTTCGTTGATGGGGCCTTCGTATGGAGCGAGGTGCCGCTCCAAATCGCCAACGGCTGGAGCAACGGGACGATAAGCACCGACGAAAACTTCGCCGGGAAGGTTTTCTGCTGGTACATAAGGGTGAACGACACCTTCGGGAACGAGAATGAGACGCCGAGGCTCTGCTTCAGGGTCGAGGAAGGGTTGAGAATAGTCTCGTTTTCGCCCGAGGAGAACGAGGTGGAAGTGCAGGACAACGGGAGCGTGAACTTCTCGATAACCCTGAACCGCGAGGCGAACGTGACCTGGTTCGTGAACGAGAGCCCCGTGAAGAGAGAAAGGGGGGAGAGCTCAAGCTACTTCAACGATACCCTCGTCCCGGGAATCTGGAACGTGACCGCTGTCGCCCGCGAGGAAAGCGAAGAAGCGGCCCACTCCTGGAGGCTCGTCGTGAAAACGGACGCGACTCCCCCTGTTCTCACCTTCGTTCCCCCCACTCCCGAAAACGGCAGTCTGATCGGCACGGCAGGCGTTACATTCAGCCTAAGGGCGGATGAGACACTGAGAAACGCCACCCTCCACCTGGACGGGAGGAGCTATGCCATGGAGGGCTCCGGCAGGGACTGGACGGTAACAGTAGAGATCGGAGATGGGGAGCACAGTTTCATGGCAACCGGCAAGGATGCCCACGGCAACGTCGGAACGAGCGAGGAAAGAGAATTTGAGGTAGATACAAGGGCACCGCGCTGGGTCCGCTACGGGCAGGAAACGGACTCGATCACGCGGGGAGAAAGCCTGGGAGTTCACAGCCTCTGGGAGGAGGCGAACCCCTCCGAGGCGGTTCTCATAACGAACGCCACCGCCGACGGCGGCTGGGCCCCCGTTGAATCCATGGAATACTCGAGCTGGGCGAACTTCACCCTTCAGACGGGGGGCCTCAGCGCGGGCCTGTACTGCTGGCGCGTGGAGGCCAGCGACACGCTCGGACACGTGAACTCAACGCCCATGGGGTGCTTCAGGGTCATCGAGCCGCTGAGGATAGTTTCATTCTCGCCCGAGGCGGAGGAAATCACCCTCAGGAAAAACGAAACGGCGGCCTTCTCCATAGCGCTCAACCAGGTGGCGAACGTCACGTGGACAATCAACGGGACGGTTGTTCTGGAGGAAGAGGAGAACGGCTCGACCTACACCAACTCCAGCCTCGTCATCGGCCTATGGAACGTCAGCGTGAGGGCCGAGAACGGGAACGGCACTGCAAGGCACTGGTGGCTGATGCGGGTGGAGGAACGCGAAAGCCCGCTCGAAATAGCCGTTCTCGCGCCTGGGAACGGATCGAGGATAAAGGGAAGCTGGGTAAAGGTCGAGGCGGAGGCGAGCAGGGAGCTCTCACTGGCGGTTCTGGAGCTGGATGGGGCCAACCACACGATGCTTGGCTCGGGAAGGAGCTGGAACCTGAACGTCTCCTTAAAGGATGGACATCACGTCTTCAGGGTCTACGGCACGGACGCGGCGGGAATCTGGGCAAAAAGCGGGGAGCTGACCTTTGAATCGGATGGAAATCCCCCGGAGATAACGGTAAACTGCCCGGACACGGTGGACGAGGGAGCATCGGTGACTGTGGAGGTGAGCATACACGATGCCCACCCCGCGAGCTACGAAATCTACAGGGACGGCGTCCTTCAGGAGGAAGGCAGTTACTCCAGCAACACCACGTTGCGCGTGGTCTTCCAGGCACAGGAGCCGGGGATGGTGGAGTACAGGGTGTGGGCCAACGATACATTCGGATGGGAAAGCGAGGGGACGGTGCAGATACGGGTGAGGGATACGACGCCCCCGAAGCTTACCCTCCTCCCGCCCACGCCGGAAAACGGCTCGGTCCTAAACAGGAACATCGTGGAGTTCAGACTGCTCTCAAATGAAAACCTCTCACGGGCGGTGCTGGACCTGAACGGGACCGCGCATGAAATGACCGGTTCCGGAAGGAACTGGAGTCTGTCATTGGCCCTCGAGGACGGACGGTACGGCTTTTACATCGAGGCCTGGGATGTCGAGGGCAACGCCAACGAAACGGAACACAGAACGTTTACGGTTGATACGACACCGCCGGTTCTCGCGTTCATCCCGCCAACACCGGAGAACGGCTCCCTCGCAGGTTCGTGCACAATGACCATCGCTGTGAACGCGAGCGAGGAGCTGGGCAGAGCGGTTCTCGAGTTCGGCGGAACTAACTTCACGATGGAGGGCTCGGGCAGTGTCTGGAGCCTTACCGGCGAACTCTGCTCCTCCGACGGCCAGCACTCCTTCAGGGTTTACGGAACCGACCTCGGGAACAACACCGGGGTGAGCGAGACCAGAACCGTCGAGGTGGACTCAACGCCACCAGTTATCAGGTGGGTTCACGCCAACAACATGACCCCCTCCGAAATGGGAATCTTCACCGCGGAGAGGCTCTCCAACGCGTCCTTCGAGATAAACGTTACCGACGAGCACCCGCTGAGCTATCAGATCTACCTCAATCCCGAGCCAGGCCACCTGGAGCTTCCGGCACGGGAAGGACGCTACTGGAGCGGCGTCCCGTTTGGATTCCCTGTCAGAACCGACGATGTGAGAACCGACGTTTACCGGGTGGTCGTCTACGATGCCGCCTTCAACCACGCAGAGCTCACCCTCATTGTCCACGTCGTTGACACGAGGGCACCTGGTCCAGTTGGGGGCCTGAACGTCAGCACGAACAGCTCCGGGTTCACGGCGACCTGGAGGAATCCCGATAACGACGACTTCGAGAGGGTCGAGCTGTACCTCGACCCTAAGGAGGGGGAGAACGAAAAGGGGGAGAGGATAATCGACTGGAACTCCTCCCGCATCGCCAACCTGAGCGGCGAACCGGGGGAGGAGATGAGATTCTCGATGAACTCGGCCACGGAAGGCACGTCCTGTACGCGAGAACCTTCGACAGGTACGGGAACGGCGGGGAGCCCGTGA
- a CDS encoding YchF/TatD family DNA exonuclease, translating into MIDAHAHFEFYKKDAPRIIEECRKDLAVVVDSITEYRKAHVWKSWELLKPYFGFIIPTLGYHPNEARRGNWEKVKRVEEFILEHRDEIAAIGEIGLDYHYAENETQRENQRAIFKHFLELALELGLPVVIHAREAEREAFEMVQRAGVRAYFHSFAGSVELAREIAENGHPLGINTGIVFIPEVMAAAEAIEVEDMLVETDAPYMSPVKGQRNTPCNVRVAIEEVAKLKGLGFEEVERITERNAVRFFNLKL; encoded by the coding sequence ATGATAGATGCCCACGCCCACTTCGAGTTTTACAAAAAGGACGCACCGAGGATCATAGAGGAGTGTCGGAAGGATCTCGCCGTCGTGGTGGACTCAATCACCGAGTACAGGAAAGCCCACGTGTGGAAGAGCTGGGAGCTGCTGAAGCCGTACTTCGGTTTCATCATCCCGACTCTGGGGTACCATCCGAACGAGGCGCGACGCGGCAACTGGGAGAAGGTGAAGCGGGTCGAGGAGTTCATACTGGAACACAGGGACGAGATAGCGGCGATAGGGGAGATAGGACTCGACTATCACTACGCGGAAAACGAAACTCAGAGGGAGAACCAGAGGGCGATATTCAAGCACTTCCTTGAGCTGGCCCTCGAACTGGGGCTCCCCGTGGTGATACACGCCCGCGAGGCCGAAAGGGAGGCCTTTGAGATGGTTCAGCGCGCGGGCGTTAGGGCGTACTTCCACTCCTTTGCGGGGAGCGTCGAGCTGGCCAGGGAGATAGCAGAAAACGGGCACCCCCTAGGGATAAACACGGGGATAGTTTTCATCCCGGAGGTAATGGCGGCCGCGGAAGCGATTGAAGTCGAAGACATGCTGGTGGAGACGGACGCTCCCTACATGAGTCCAGTAAAGGGGCAGAGGAACACTCCATGCAACGTCCGCGTTGCCATTGAAGAGGTGGCAAAGCTTAAGGGGCTGGGGTTCGAGGAAGTCGAGAGAATCACCGAGAGGAACGCGGTGAGGTTCTTCAATTTGAAGCTGTGA